One genomic segment of Novosphingobium sp. RL4 includes these proteins:
- a CDS encoding ROK family protein — protein sequence MLFAAIEAGGTKFVCGIGSSKGSLRTEVIPTTDPAETLSRVEAFLDAAIAEFGPIAAIGIGSFGPLDLDPASPGHGRILATPKPGWEGTDMPARLRARFGVPVGIDTDVNAAAFAEMRLHGVDNLAYVTVGTGIGAGIVVQGRTMRGLGHPECGHIAVARHPAHADFAGICPYHGDCLEGMASGPALQAAWGASASHLPEDHPAWDAQADYLGQLCVTLILTVAPQRIVLGGGVMNRPFLLERVRAATLRRLNGYCVQWDAAKANEALLPPRSPEAPGLVGSYLIAEAASEQ from the coding sequence ATGCTTTTCGCCGCCATCGAGGCCGGAGGAACCAAATTCGTCTGCGGTATCGGCAGCAGCAAGGGATCGCTGCGCACCGAAGTGATCCCGACCACCGATCCCGCTGAAACGCTGTCTCGCGTGGAAGCCTTCCTTGACGCAGCGATTGCCGAATTCGGGCCGATCGCGGCGATCGGCATCGGTTCGTTCGGCCCGCTCGATCTCGATCCGGCTTCGCCGGGACACGGCCGCATACTCGCCACGCCCAAGCCGGGCTGGGAAGGCACGGACATGCCGGCCCGCCTGCGCGCCCGTTTCGGAGTGCCGGTCGGCATCGATACCGATGTCAATGCGGCTGCCTTCGCCGAAATGCGCCTGCACGGGGTGGACAACCTGGCCTATGTCACGGTGGGAACCGGAATCGGCGCTGGGATCGTGGTGCAGGGGCGCACGATGCGCGGCCTGGGGCATCCGGAGTGCGGCCATATCGCGGTAGCGCGACATCCCGCTCATGCCGATTTCGCCGGAATCTGCCCCTATCATGGCGACTGTCTGGAAGGCATGGCCAGCGGCCCGGCATTGCAGGCGGCCTGGGGTGCTTCCGCCAGCCATCTGCCGGAAGACCACCCCGCCTGGGATGCGCAGGCCGATTATCTCGGCCAGCTTTGCGTCACGCTGATTCTCACCGTTGCCCCGCAGCGGATCGTGCTCGGCGGCGGAGTGATGAACCGGCCTTTCCTGCTCGAACGCGTTCGCGCCGCCACCTTGCGGCGTTTGAACGGGTACTGCGTCCAGTGGGACGCGGCGAAGGCGAACGAGGCGCTCCTCCCGCCTCGTTCGCCGGAGGCCCCCGGACTTGTCGGCTCCTACCTGATCGCCGAAGCGGCTTCGGAGCAGTAG
- a CDS encoding DPP IV N-terminal domain-containing protein: protein MSRISMLIAALCATVPVASIPAEAASVTQKSSGQPPAPAAPQLDFERVFASPSLDGPQPREVKISPDGRYLTLLRNRTEDRQRYDLWGYDRESGEWRMLVDSLKLGSNRALSEAEKMQRERKRVGDLKGIVAYGWSDDGRSIIVPLDGDLYLAGLDGSVRRLTDSPEDELNSALSPGGKYLSFVRDQRLWVGSLEQGAQKPVTPEEGAKTVHWGEAEFVAQEEMDRMAGYWWSPDDSRIAVERYDEAPVKIVTRAAIGAEGTRTYEQRYPAAGTPNVLVSLFVMKPDGSGKVQVDLGKETDIYVARVNWARDGKTLYVQRQDRAQSRIDMLAVDPDTGKSRVLFTETAAPESWINLSSNYRFLKDGSLVWWSERDGYGHLYHFAGGKWRQLTSGHWAVTRLVSVDEDRGRILFTGTKDDVLAPQLYAIDLAKPGAPMRLTEKGWFNAAVANKDGRTLVVTRSSPTQPSQSYVADADGKRLAWVEENRLDGAHPYAPYLAAHRTPTFGTIKAEDGSDLHWLMITPKMEPGKRYPVFFEHYGGPHSQQVARQWLGALPQAIVDKGYIYFRIDNRGSPNRGVAFESQIRHKMGTVEVADQRSGAAYLKSLDFVDPKKIATYGWSYGGYMTLKMLQADHGLYAAGISGAPVTKWELYDTHYTERYMGDPRLVPEAYKASDAIENAAKISDPLLLIHGMSDDNVVFENSTVLISRLQAEAVPFEMMLYPGYTHAVKGPKISKHVWETIFAFLGRHGVTAPQ, encoded by the coding sequence ATGTCCAGAATCTCCATGCTGATCGCCGCCCTGTGTGCCACAGTCCCCGTCGCTTCCATCCCCGCCGAGGCCGCTTCCGTGACCCAAAAATCTTCAGGGCAGCCCCCGGCTCCGGCCGCTCCGCAACTCGATTTCGAGCGCGTCTTCGCCAGCCCCTCGCTTGACGGCCCGCAGCCGCGCGAGGTGAAGATCTCGCCCGACGGACGATATCTCACCCTGCTGCGCAACCGCACCGAGGACCGCCAGCGCTACGACCTTTGGGGCTACGACCGCGAAAGCGGCGAATGGCGGATGCTGGTGGATTCGCTCAAGCTCGGCTCCAACCGCGCGCTTTCCGAAGCGGAGAAGATGCAGCGCGAACGCAAGCGCGTGGGAGACCTCAAGGGCATCGTCGCCTATGGCTGGAGTGATGACGGCCGCTCGATCATCGTCCCGCTGGACGGCGATCTCTATCTTGCCGGGCTGGACGGTTCGGTGCGGCGCCTCACCGATTCCCCCGAAGACGAACTGAATTCCGCGCTCAGCCCCGGCGGCAAGTACCTTTCCTTCGTGCGGGACCAGCGGCTCTGGGTCGGTTCGCTCGAACAGGGCGCGCAGAAGCCCGTCACGCCGGAAGAAGGCGCAAAGACCGTCCACTGGGGCGAGGCGGAATTCGTCGCCCAGGAAGAGATGGACCGCATGGCGGGTTACTGGTGGTCGCCCGACGACAGCCGTATCGCCGTGGAACGCTACGACGAAGCGCCGGTCAAGATCGTAACCCGCGCCGCGATCGGCGCCGAGGGCACCCGCACGTACGAGCAGCGCTACCCGGCGGCCGGAACACCCAACGTGCTCGTCTCGCTCTTCGTGATGAAGCCCGACGGCAGCGGCAAGGTGCAGGTCGATCTCGGCAAGGAAACCGACATCTACGTTGCCCGCGTCAACTGGGCGCGTGACGGCAAGACGCTTTATGTCCAGCGGCAGGACCGCGCGCAGAGCCGGATCGACATGCTCGCGGTCGATCCCGATACCGGCAAGAGCCGCGTGCTCTTCACCGAAACGGCGGCACCGGAAAGCTGGATCAACCTGTCGAGCAATTACCGCTTCCTCAAGGACGGCAGCCTCGTCTGGTGGTCGGAGCGGGACGGTTACGGCCACCTCTACCACTTCGCCGGCGGCAAATGGCGCCAGTTGACCTCCGGACACTGGGCCGTGACCCGGCTCGTATCGGTCGATGAAGACCGCGGGCGCATCCTCTTCACCGGCACGAAGGACGACGTGCTGGCCCCGCAGCTCTACGCCATCGACCTTGCCAAGCCGGGCGCGCCGATGCGGCTGACGGAGAAAGGCTGGTTCAACGCCGCCGTTGCCAACAAGGACGGACGCACGCTGGTCGTCACCCGCTCCTCGCCCACCCAGCCTTCGCAAAGCTATGTGGCCGACGCCGATGGCAAGCGGCTCGCCTGGGTGGAGGAAAACCGGCTGGACGGCGCGCATCCCTATGCGCCCTATCTTGCCGCGCACCGCACGCCCACCTTCGGCACAATCAAGGCCGAGGACGGCAGCGACCTGCACTGGCTGATGATCACGCCCAAGATGGAGCCCGGCAAGCGCTACCCGGTGTTCTTCGAACACTACGGCGGCCCGCATAGCCAGCAGGTTGCGCGCCAGTGGCTGGGCGCCCTTCCGCAGGCCATCGTCGACAAGGGCTACATCTATTTCCGCATCGACAATCGCGGCAGCCCCAATCGCGGCGTGGCGTTCGAAAGCCAGATTCGCCACAAGATGGGCACCGTGGAAGTGGCTGACCAGCGTTCGGGAGCGGCGTATCTCAAGTCCCTGGACTTCGTCGACCCGAAGAAGATCGCGACCTATGGCTGGTCCTACGGCGGCTACATGACGTTGAAGATGCTTCAGGCCGATCACGGCCTTTACGCGGCAGGCATCTCCGGCGCCCCGGTCACGAAGTGGGAGCTTTACGACACCCATTACACCGAACGGTACATGGGCGACCCGCGTCTTGTGCCGGAAGCCTACAAGGCCTCCGACGCGATCGAGAACGCGGCGAAGATCAGCGATCCGCTGCTGCTGATCCACGGCATGTCGGACGACAACGTGGTGTTCGAAAACAGCACCGTGCTCATCTCCCGGCTGCAGGCCGAAGCGGTGCCGTTCGAGATGATGCTCTATCCCGGCTATACCCATGCGGTGAAGGGGCCGAAGATCAGCAAGCACGTCTGGGAAACGATCTTCGCGTTTCTCGGCCGCCACGGCGTGACTGCGCCGCAGTAA
- a CDS encoding sulfotransferase: MLDAATIIGEAEAKVGIADTDPGARQNLEHLLASLRESFPMSAEGEAGTRAMLTMDAVNRLESLKWLRDQPEIGEERIEAPVFLMGLPRSGTTYFQYLFDRDPRFRLIRTWESTLPSPPPGFDPASIAPRRAAWTEMQKRRGHFEGFEALHLYDEDGSDECHAFLEQSWGAAGLHNLYRVPAYFEWLTQGLDLEASYRIHKRQLQCLQWRGPRKPWALKYPNHVLAMDAILAVHPDARMVMTHRDPAQVVASIAKMTWNLRSSRAASPVDRHEVGRDMRAFIRRHVDRILEFDRGPQGGRVVHVDYYALVASPVGELRRIHAGIGIDTPESVSRAVADWHEANPRHARGRNDYSLEQYGLDADDLRAEFADYIGRFAIPSEAEGTARAGATA; this comes from the coding sequence ATGCTCGACGCGGCGACGATCATCGGCGAGGCAGAGGCGAAGGTCGGCATTGCCGATACCGATCCCGGCGCCCGCCAGAATCTCGAACACCTGCTGGCTTCTCTGCGGGAAAGCTTTCCGATGTCGGCCGAAGGCGAAGCGGGAACGCGCGCCATGTTGACGATGGATGCGGTGAACCGCCTCGAAAGCCTCAAATGGCTGCGCGACCAGCCGGAAATCGGCGAGGAGCGGATCGAGGCTCCGGTCTTCCTGATGGGCCTGCCGCGCTCTGGCACAACCTATTTCCAGTACCTGTTCGACCGGGACCCCCGCTTCCGCCTGATCCGCACCTGGGAATCGACCCTGCCCTCGCCGCCGCCGGGCTTCGACCCCGCCTCGATCGCACCGCGCCGCGCGGCCTGGACGGAAATGCAGAAGCGCCGCGGCCATTTCGAAGGCTTCGAGGCGCTGCACCTCTATGACGAGGATGGGTCCGACGAATGCCACGCCTTCCTCGAACAGAGCTGGGGCGCGGCGGGATTGCACAACCTCTACCGCGTACCCGCCTATTTCGAATGGCTGACGCAGGGGCTCGACCTGGAAGCCAGTTACCGCATCCACAAGCGGCAGCTCCAGTGCCTGCAGTGGCGCGGTCCGCGAAAGCCCTGGGCGCTCAAGTACCCCAACCACGTCCTTGCCATGGATGCGATCCTCGCCGTCCATCCCGACGCGCGCATGGTCATGACCCATCGCGATCCGGCCCAGGTCGTGGCCTCGATCGCCAAGATGACGTGGAACCTGCGCTCGTCCCGCGCCGCCAGTCCGGTAGACAGGCACGAAGTGGGCAGGGATATGCGCGCCTTCATCCGCCGGCATGTCGACCGCATCCTGGAATTCGACAGGGGGCCACAGGGCGGCCGGGTTGTCCACGTGGACTATTACGCGCTCGTCGCAAGTCCCGTGGGAGAACTGCGACGCATCCATGCGGGTATCGGCATCGACACGCCGGAAAGCGTATCGCGCGCCGTGGCGGACTGGCATGAGGCCAACCCGAGGCATGCGCGCGGCCGCAACGACTATTCGCTGGAGCAATACGGGCTCGACGCGGATGACCTGCGCGCAGAGTTCGCCGACTACATCGGCCGCTTCGCCATCCCCTCCGAAGCCGAAGGCACTGCCCGCGCCGGAGCGACCGCATGA
- a CDS encoding DUF1254 domain-containing protein, translated as MSAGWETLNAAIGDARGLVAATAPDPDTAAEGQAYVNRMVAAALGGGLLGHHFRAGGLTRALPVHGGPNPDYLLYHAAIDPAGRYRLSGILNGSERVSVSLFALGRNGAPLLVGHAAFDPATCPDGTFAIDLAPDAAGPHGLAIPPEARIVMCRILHRDTSLPAALELASDNPAPAPALAPGNGDEALVRAAGMLRANLAEYLQWTAAALELQNRLDTAPRELAETVQGDGDTRYFLGGFDLAEHEWLEVTMPPGLRGYWSLHVYSYWYEHLQRPGVHDRNAVVDPDGRVRIAVGPGWPADARNRIDTAGRRKGAFICRIVGKDQPQACPQTGLHRKPKIRNRSAP; from the coding sequence ATGAGCGCTGGCTGGGAAACGCTGAACGCCGCCATCGGCGATGCCCGGGGCCTCGTTGCCGCCACCGCACCCGACCCGGACACCGCCGCCGAAGGGCAGGCCTACGTCAACCGGATGGTGGCCGCCGCACTGGGCGGCGGGCTGCTGGGCCATCACTTCCGCGCAGGCGGCCTGACACGCGCCCTTCCCGTCCACGGCGGCCCCAACCCCGATTACCTGCTGTATCATGCGGCGATCGATCCTGCAGGGCGCTACCGCCTTTCCGGCATACTGAATGGCTCGGAACGCGTCTCCGTGAGCCTGTTTGCACTGGGCCGCAACGGTGCGCCGCTTCTCGTCGGTCATGCCGCGTTCGACCCTGCGACCTGCCCGGACGGCACGTTTGCGATCGACCTTGCACCCGATGCCGCGGGTCCGCACGGGCTGGCGATACCGCCAGAGGCGCGCATCGTGATGTGCCGTATCCTCCACCGCGACACGTCCCTGCCCGCCGCCCTCGAGCTCGCCAGCGACAATCCCGCCCCGGCGCCCGCCCTTGCTCCCGGAAATGGTGACGAGGCCCTCGTCCGCGCGGCGGGGATGCTGCGCGCGAACCTTGCCGAATACCTGCAATGGACAGCCGCTGCGCTGGAACTGCAAAACCGGCTGGACACCGCGCCGCGCGAACTGGCCGAGACGGTCCAGGGGGACGGCGATACCCGCTATTTCCTGGGCGGCTTCGACCTTGCGGAACATGAATGGCTGGAAGTGACGATGCCGCCGGGCCTCAGGGGCTACTGGTCGCTTCACGTCTACAGCTATTGGTACGAGCACCTCCAGCGACCCGGCGTTCATGACCGCAATGCCGTGGTCGATCCTGACGGCCGGGTGCGCATTGCGGTTGGCCCGGGATGGCCCGCCGATGCCCGCAACCGGATTGACACCGCCGGGCGGCGGAAGGGCGCCTTCATCTGCCGGATCGTCGGCAAGGACCAGCCTCAGGCTTGCCCGCAGACCGGGCTGCATCGCAAGCCGAAGATCAGAAACCGGTCGGCGCCCTAA
- a CDS encoding glycoside hydrolase family 2 TIM barrel-domain containing protein yields MEFPPMMPPRHFLLATAGLAIGIATSASAASPVPRPIQPQISDERPDWENPAVFARNKLPARATGFPFEDRERAIAGDRTHSRRFLSLDGTWKFDFTPGADAAPEHFFRPDYDVSGWKPIQVPADWQTQGFDRPLYNNVQYPFPPNRPLIPHDANPVGSYRRDFDVPADWKGSDVILHIGAAGSAYRVWVNGQEVGYSEDSKLPSEFDLTRLVKPGRNSVSIRVWRWSDGSYLEDQDFWRVSGIERSVYLIAAPRARVDDVFARAGLANGYRDGTLDLALKTSSAARGLTVRATVLDGDKALLARSVKVSSENVTLDGVIPGVRPWTAETPDLYTLLVELVDRKGRTLQATARRIGFRNVAMKNGLVTVNGRPITIRGVNRHEHDPEHFHVISEESMRRDIELMKRNNVNALRTSHYPNDERLYDLADEYGLYVMDEANIESHEYLSAANRAKDDKTYLLGYDPAWEAAHVSRVTNMVERDKNHASVIFWSLGNETGVGPTFEKAAAAARALDPTRLISFLGHSQISDHRPNAYADIYAPMYDGIDKMVDYAAHREQFPQPMIQCEYAHMQGNSGGNFKEIWDTIHAHEDRLQGGFIWDWVDQSIYRYAADGRRYWGDGSSFGPNPRGEIEFGDGLNQSDRTPNPQLFEVQKVYSPIQFAVLDAGAGRIEVLNRHDFRDLSGFDFDWELDEDGVAIARGALAALATPARSKEAFSVPLPAFARKPGSEYMLTLRATAKDGAVPLVKAGQVVGWEQFSLGSSPPQDVARPVKVALVQDAGSFRLSAGGATLTVDRKTGLVSGYAVKGRALLTGGAPSFTRALTDNDIGTRPKGADARWEAIEAARKVAAISAVKTASGAEVTVRYAFADGGSKADAVRFETHYRMAGDGSVEVEGAFTPLAKDLPDPLRIGFAFTTVGGFKTVEWYGRGPHESYADRKTSAMIALWRGAIADQNHDYQRPQETGTKTDVRWMLLSPEQGPALRIAGDRPLTMNALAFPYSDLARREPGTRRSTDIVPQENGSLMVDAIQSGVGGDTTWNAVGRPLPQYRVPVEPRRFSFRLQPLADGAGESESARPAQATIVQ; encoded by the coding sequence ATGGAGTTTCCCCCGATGATGCCGCCGAGACACTTCCTGCTGGCAACCGCCGGCCTCGCGATCGGCATCGCCACGTCGGCATCGGCGGCCTCCCCGGTGCCCAGGCCGATCCAGCCCCAGATCTCCGATGAGCGGCCAGACTGGGAGAATCCGGCCGTCTTTGCCCGGAACAAGCTGCCCGCCCGCGCCACCGGTTTCCCTTTCGAGGACCGCGAGCGCGCCATTGCCGGCGACCGTACACACTCCCGGCGTTTCCTATCGCTCGACGGAACGTGGAAGTTCGATTTCACGCCCGGCGCCGATGCCGCGCCGGAACACTTCTTCCGTCCGGACTACGATGTCTCGGGCTGGAAGCCGATCCAGGTTCCGGCCGACTGGCAGACGCAGGGTTTCGACCGCCCTCTCTACAACAACGTCCAGTATCCGTTCCCGCCCAACCGCCCGCTGATTCCGCACGATGCCAATCCGGTCGGCTCCTATCGCCGCGATTTCGACGTTCCGGCCGATTGGAAGGGTAGCGACGTGATCCTGCATATCGGTGCGGCGGGTTCGGCCTACCGCGTCTGGGTGAACGGGCAGGAAGTGGGCTACAGCGAGGATTCCAAGCTCCCTTCCGAATTCGATCTGACGCGCCTGGTGAAACCGGGGCGCAATTCGGTGTCGATCCGGGTCTGGCGCTGGTCGGACGGCAGCTATCTGGAAGACCAGGACTTCTGGCGTGTTTCCGGGATCGAGCGTTCGGTCTATCTCATCGCCGCGCCGCGCGCGCGGGTGGACGATGTCTTCGCCCGGGCCGGGCTTGCCAATGGCTACCGCGACGGGACGCTCGATCTTGCGCTCAAGACTTCATCCGCCGCGCGCGGGCTTACCGTGCGGGCCACGGTGCTGGACGGCGACAAGGCGCTGCTTGCCCGCAGCGTGAAAGTCTCGAGTGAAAACGTCACGCTGGACGGCGTGATCCCCGGCGTGCGTCCCTGGACGGCGGAAACGCCCGACCTTTACACCCTGCTTGTGGAACTGGTGGACCGCAAGGGACGCACCCTGCAGGCCACCGCCCGGCGGATCGGCTTCCGTAACGTGGCCATGAAGAACGGCCTCGTCACCGTCAACGGACGCCCGATCACCATTCGCGGCGTCAACCGGCATGAGCATGACCCGGAGCACTTCCATGTGATCTCGGAGGAATCCATGCGCCGCGACATCGAACTGATGAAGCGCAACAACGTCAATGCGCTGCGCACCTCGCACTATCCCAACGATGAGCGGCTCTACGATCTGGCCGACGAATATGGCCTCTACGTCATGGACGAGGCGAATATCGAGAGCCACGAATACCTCTCGGCCGCCAATCGCGCCAAGGACGACAAGACCTATCTGCTCGGTTACGACCCGGCCTGGGAAGCCGCGCATGTCAGCCGCGTCACCAACATGGTGGAGCGCGACAAGAACCATGCCTCGGTGATCTTCTGGTCGCTCGGCAACGAGACGGGCGTGGGCCCCACGTTCGAGAAGGCGGCGGCCGCCGCCCGCGCGCTCGATCCCACGCGCCTGATTTCGTTCCTCGGCCATTCGCAGATCAGCGACCACCGCCCGAACGCCTATGCCGACATCTACGCACCGATGTACGATGGCATCGACAAGATGGTGGACTATGCCGCGCACCGCGAGCAGTTCCCGCAGCCGATGATCCAGTGCGAATATGCCCATATGCAGGGCAATTCCGGCGGCAATTTCAAGGAGATCTGGGACACGATCCATGCCCATGAGGACCGCTTGCAGGGCGGCTTCATCTGGGACTGGGTGGACCAGTCGATCTACCGCTACGCTGCCGATGGCCGCCGCTACTGGGGAGACGGAAGTTCGTTCGGCCCCAATCCGCGCGGCGAGATCGAGTTCGGCGATGGGCTCAACCAGTCGGACCGCACGCCGAACCCGCAGCTTTTCGAAGTGCAGAAGGTCTATTCGCCGATCCAGTTCGCTGTGCTGGATGCCGGGGCAGGGCGGATCGAGGTGCTCAACCGCCACGATTTCCGCGATCTTTCGGGCTTCGACTTCGATTGGGAGCTCGACGAGGACGGCGTGGCCATTGCCCGCGGCGCGCTTGCTGCGCTTGCCACGCCGGCACGCAGCAAGGAAGCCTTCTCGGTGCCGCTCCCCGCTTTCGCGCGCAAACCGGGTTCGGAATACATGCTGACCTTGCGCGCCACCGCGAAGGATGGGGCGGTGCCGCTGGTCAAGGCCGGTCAAGTGGTCGGCTGGGAGCAGTTCTCGCTCGGTTCGAGTCCGCCGCAGGACGTGGCGCGACCGGTCAAGGTTGCACTGGTGCAGGATGCGGGCAGCTTCCGCCTCTCCGCCGGCGGCGCGACGCTGACGGTGGACCGCAAAACCGGTCTCGTTTCCGGCTATGCCGTGAAGGGCAGGGCCCTGCTGACGGGCGGCGCACCCAGCTTCACCCGGGCGCTGACGGACAACGACATCGGCACGCGGCCCAAGGGCGCAGACGCGCGCTGGGAAGCGATCGAGGCGGCGCGCAAGGTCGCCGCGATCAGCGCCGTAAAGACCGCCTCCGGCGCGGAAGTGACCGTGCGCTATGCCTTCGCGGATGGCGGGAGCAAGGCCGATGCCGTCCGTTTCGAGACGCATTACCGCATGGCAGGGGACGGCAGCGTCGAGGTGGAAGGCGCATTCACGCCGCTGGCGAAAGACCTGCCCGATCCGCTGCGCATCGGCTTCGCCTTTACCACCGTCGGCGGGTTCAAGACGGTGGAATGGTATGGCCGGGGGCCGCACGAAAGCTATGCCGATCGGAAGACCAGCGCGATGATCGCGCTCTGGCGCGGGGCGATTGCCGATCAGAACCATGATTACCAGCGCCCGCAGGAAACCGGCACGAAAACCGATGTGCGCTGGATGCTGCTCTCCCCCGAGCAGGGACCGGCCCTGCGCATCGCCGGGGATCGGCCGCTGACGATGAACGCGCTGGCCTTCCCCTATTCGGACCTAGCGCGCCGGGAACCGGGCACGCGCAGGAGCACTGACATCGTTCCGCAGGAAAACGGTTCGTTGATGGTCGATGCGATCCAGTCCGGCGTGGGCGGAGATACGACCTGGAACGCGGTGGGTCGCCCACTGCCGCAATATCGCGTACCCGTGGAGCCGCGCCGCTTCTCGTTCCGTCTCCAGCCACTTGCGGATGGCGCCGGCGAGAGCGAAAGCGCCAGGCCCGCGCAAGCGACCATTGTTCAGTGA
- a CDS encoding family 43 glycosylhydrolase, whose protein sequence is MIRLAAAILLTGAAFLANAAPVMADRKETAALDPGARNPLLPGYFADPSIVEHEGEWFVFATEDPWGGDRLGLWRSRNFRDWTFSEPNWPTKQAATSPTSNKSKVWAPSVVRGRDGRFWMYVSVGSEVWVGVADHPAGPWRDANGGRPLIPGNYRPGYHMIDAEAFIDDDGTAYLYWGSGLNWVNGRCFVVRLKPDMVTFDGEPQDVTPAHYFEGPFLFKRGGRYFLTYSWGNTTKDTYQVRYAVGSSPLGPFTEPEDAPILATDAARDVISPGHHAVFSAAGRDYILYHRQALPFPAADGKVRRQVAVDRLLVEGDRLRAVRPTHSGPDIPGTAAHRRTGQTMRFSASGMLDAAHAAALAGDDNYATGWVSPAEDGAWLQADAGRRRRIGASELRPADPVTPFSFRLLASDDGRQWRTVHEGHDRSGSPVVLPSPGSARYLRIVFDGPAAILEWSFPR, encoded by the coding sequence ATGATCCGGCTTGCAGCGGCAATTCTCCTGACAGGCGCGGCGTTCCTTGCGAATGCCGCGCCTGTCATGGCGGACCGGAAGGAAACGGCGGCGCTCGATCCTGGGGCGCGCAATCCGCTCCTGCCCGGCTACTTCGCCGACCCGTCGATCGTGGAGCACGAGGGCGAGTGGTTCGTCTTCGCCACCGAAGACCCCTGGGGCGGGGACAGGCTGGGCCTCTGGCGCTCCCGCAATTTCCGCGACTGGACCTTCTCCGAGCCGAACTGGCCTACGAAACAGGCCGCCACCAGCCCCACCTCCAACAAGAGCAAGGTCTGGGCTCCCTCGGTGGTGCGCGGGCGCGACGGGCGGTTCTGGATGTATGTCTCGGTCGGCAGCGAGGTCTGGGTGGGCGTGGCCGATCATCCGGCCGGGCCATGGCGCGACGCCAATGGCGGCCGCCCGCTTATCCCCGGCAACTACCGCCCCGGCTATCACATGATCGATGCCGAGGCCTTCATCGACGATGACGGCACCGCCTATCTCTACTGGGGCTCCGGCCTCAACTGGGTGAACGGTCGCTGCTTCGTGGTGCGCCTCAAGCCCGACATGGTGACTTTCGACGGCGAGCCGCAGGACGTGACCCCGGCGCACTATTTCGAAGGTCCGTTCCTGTTCAAGCGTGGCGGGCGTTATTTCCTGACCTACAGCTGGGGCAACACCACGAAGGACACCTATCAGGTGCGTTACGCCGTGGGCTCTTCGCCGCTGGGGCCGTTCACCGAGCCCGAGGACGCCCCGATCCTCGCCACGGACGCGGCGCGGGACGTTATCAGCCCCGGGCATCATGCGGTGTTCTCGGCGGCCGGGCGGGATTACATTCTCTATCACCGGCAGGCGCTGCCGTTCCCCGCAGCGGACGGCAAAGTGCGCAGGCAGGTCGCGGTGGACCGGCTGCTGGTCGAGGGGGACCGGCTGCGCGCGGTCCGTCCCACGCACAGCGGGCCTGACATTCCGGGAACTGCCGCGCATCGGCGCACTGGGCAAACCATGCGGTTCAGTGCTTCCGGCATGCTGGACGCGGCCCATGCCGCGGCCCTCGCGGGAGACGACAACTACGCCACCGGCTGGGTCTCTCCGGCGGAAGACGGCGCATGGCTGCAGGCCGACGCCGGACGCAGGCGCCGGATCGGCGCAAGCGAACTGCGCCCTGCCGATCCGGTCACGCCGTTCTCCTTCCGCCTCCTCGCCTCGGACGACGGCAGGCAATGGCGGACCGTTCACGAGGGGCACGACCGGTCCGGTTCGCCCGTGGTCCTGCCCTCGCCGGGTTCTGCCCGATACTTGCGGATCGTCTTCGACGGTCCCGCCGCCATCCTTGAATGGAGTTTCCCCCGATGA